CATGTCTTTCTTAAATATATTGACTTGAATGATGCAGTGTCTGCAGGTGGAGCCTTTTGTTCACATTTGAAGATGATTCAGTCTACTGCGCTTTCTGAATAATGTTGCTATGAAGGTGTTAAAAGCACACTGCTGGACAATTTCTAATCAGTAGTCACTATCTGACCCCAGGATGCCATTTTGTTCAGTATTACACAAGTAGCACTGTAGCTCAGTATCAAACTGAAGTGAAATTTCAGTGtcagtgtaaatatttaaaataatcacCTTTGTAAAATATTCTCGAATTTCTGAGAGGAACATGAGAAAGCAATCACATCTAATGGCAAGCTAAACTCATTTTCaatcattcattttaaaaagctgtaattagATACTACTGATGTATTATGATTAAGAGTCTGTGAATCATACTTTGGAGATGAAAGACACTGTGGGTGTGTGACAACCTTTGGAAACCGACGTTCATTTAGTGTCAGTTTCActatggtgtgtgtggggtggtcTTCAAAATATGCTATAAAAGGATAGAACTTAGAGGAAACAAGGCAATACAGAGTACAGAGCTCAGATGCTATGACGCACCAACACTTCCTGTTGTACACACATCCTGTTTGGGTTTTTAGTTGATCACTTTTcctaattaaaaacattacattctTGCACAGCTGTGCCATCATGCCTCATTAACAGGCTCCAATATTACCTCTGATCCATGAAGTCTGTTGGCTGCCATTAACCCAGTTAATAAGGGGCTATTCCAGAACCAAGTGCTATTTTGAATGGCTCTAACTTAATGTTAAACAGTAAGGAGCaagacagacagtaacccagCCTTATGCTCATTAGCATGCATTTTTCTTTCAAATCTGTGGGATCAGTTATAAATCTTTGTGGCATGAAAGTGtgcacaaaacacaaacatctgaTCTATAAAAATTTGCaggcacacacatgcacgccaTTTTTGCTTTATAAAATCATTCTTGAAAATATGTGCAGGTGAATCAGCCTCTATCCTGCCTGGTTATGACCCACAAATACTCGAATGGTTAATGCAAGTTACCTCTTACATATTTAATTATGTGGTGTCATTGTTTGAAATAGCATTGACAAGGACCTAGAAATTTAgctggtgggggggggggggggggggcgaatGTGAATAGCAAGTTGGGTCAGAAATCAAGACAAAAGGATTCCCAAGTCCTTTACAGTTTGCTCCTCTAGTACTCAATTAAAAGTCTTGTATGGTAGCTctacttgtattgttttctGCTTGATTTATTGCCTTGCTTATATTTCCTTATTCGTAAGTGGGTTTGGATAGAAGCATCTGATAAACGATTAAAAAGGACACCATAAAGGAGTCCATGCCCTCACAATCCAGCAATTTTTATGAAAtgatgattgaaatacatcagtctgtgaagggttacaaagctgtttcaaaggctctgggactccaaagaaccacagcgagagcagTTCTCCCCAAATGGAAAAATTCGGCACAGTAATGAACCTTCCCACAAGTGGCCGAATATCCAAAATATCGCCAAGATCACagtaactactcatccaggaagtcacaagaGAGCCAAGGACAGCATCaaaaaggacctacaggcctctcttgcatcaataaagttCACTATTCATGACTatgtcctgtgtttatatggttctgtaaagctgatttgatataaataaaattgaaatccTATCAGAAAGATGCTGGGCAAAAatagcatccatggaagagtgttgAGGCAAAAAccacattaaggctcatctgaatttagttttatttaaaaaaaaaaaaaaaaaaaaaaaaaaaacacccacccAAACACAccccttgatgatcctcaaaccttttgggagaatgttctgtggtctgatgagtcaaaagtgtaATTGtatggaagacaggagtcccattATGTCTGGATTAAACCAAACAGCGTTCCACAaaaacatcatacctacagttgTTGAAGCCATTTTTATTGTGGAGTTGGAATTTGGGGTTGTTTGGTGTACCAAGGCGCTAGTGTAATCTATTATTTGGGATGGTGTTGCATTTGAGGTTTGGTGGTGGGTAGTGGTCACATGTGGTGTGGGAGGAGTATATATGACGTAGGTTAACATAGGTGAACTCAAGACCACCACAACCCCAGCATGCACAACAGGAAGTCTCTAGACTCTTTGGCTTGGAAAGCCCCTCTACCCATTTATTGaaacatcccccccccccatcatgGAAACATGACACCCATCTCTTTCTCTTAAAGATCTGCTCTCTTCCATGAAGGTGATAAAGAATAGCATTAACTTAAACAGTACAGTCACACTTTCAGGAATTTGTAAATCAATAGTATTGATTTTACACAGAAACCTTTATTCTTCTGTGTCTGAGCAACTACTTCACAGCAGAAGTCAGAACAAACACCTATTTGGCATGTGTTAAAGTCctgattcatttttcacatttaaaaaaaacaaacatacagtactgtgcagacATCTTATGAGCATGTAAAGATGTGCTTAAAAAAAGTTCCTTGGATAGCCTCTGACTGCATTTGCTAAAAACAATTTGCACTCAAGTCTTTATCATGTTATCattgaacagttaataacttcaGTTTGATACAATACTGTTTCATTTAAACCTATTAGTTCAGAAGTGACAGTGATGCTCATACTCAGTTCATGTTTACACAGTTGCACTTTTTGATTATAtaacagttatagaagggattcatttataataataataataataataataataaataataataaataatactatccggtgtcacccagatgaggatgggttctcttgagtctggttcctctcaaggtttcttcatcaTAGTCTTGGAGTTTTTCCCCATGCCACTGACCTCTGGCTTTCTCAATAGGGATCAATTTAAAATACATGTatgcatttctgtaaagctgttatttgttccatttttaaaagtgctatgcaaataaaatttaatattttgttggttagttcagcttactttccgagttgttttcacattgtggacaacttttggttattggAGGAAACACTGCAGTCTCATTTATTTTATGGAGACattgggtgtgtgtttgggggattgagtaaacaaaaaacatgccaatgctttgaaggatgtgaaatGGAACAGTAATTTTTGGAAatcaaaataaacttttttaaaagaagaaagtCAAATTTAAAGCCACATTCTGCAACTTTGATTCAAACTCCCTGGCATCTGATCTCACGTCCTTCCAGTCAGAATCACAGAATCTTCAACACAGAGCTCACATCACCACTGCACTCCATGTGATTCCATCACATTTGACATGACATTTTTTCCTAGCTTGTCAAGGCATCAGTCTATAACTGACAGctcatttatttacttgctGTATAAAATCATGGCTCAGTACTGTAGACACAAACTGACTGGTGAATAAATGGAGGTCAATGAACACAAACAAGGCTAATGAAACCCTGGGTGAAAAGGTGACTGATTACAGGAATCAACACTAAATGCTGagtaagtgtttttaaaaaaaataaataaaaccaccacacacCCCACACCTGACATCAGCAGTGTTTATATGAAATGGCAGGATGTGTGGGTTTGCAGTTATTTAACGCTGAAACACCACTGCAGAGACTGAAATCTCTCCCCCTCAAGTCAGAGAAGAAATGGCCAGGTTGCTGTTTATACAGCTGATGATCGGTAAGTACATAGGTAAATTgacaaaaatgcattttattatactatacagctgtgtgtggtgctgttgtaggaaaataatcagcagttatttgtgtggtgtgatgaagagCAACTGTgattaccaccctgaagttgattattataGCAGCATTGATGtgttttaataatcttataccacagcaattcacAAATCAATAACAATATGAAGTCAAAAAACTGGCACATcgtagttttttttaaacaagttagttccggTTCGCACTTatcgcagctataaacagtcggtTCCTCATCAGCCTCTTATTCCTTCTCTTGAAGTTAGgacaaaaaacaagcaaacattttagaCACTAATTTAGAGAAATTAGACATCAGTATTCAGACATAAATATGCATAATTAAGTTAATCACATGGGGAAGTTGTGCACCCAGTCTTAAGCAACTGCATATCCTGACTCTGAATGAGGAACTTTCCCTGATTATTTATTGACAGCTTTAGTCACAAACCCGTAGTGTGCATTTTGGCAAAATAGTGTTAACCAGAAACACTTAACTAGCCCAATCCTGCTAGCTAAATATCTTCCATGGAACGCAAACTCTTGATTGATTCTAGGATTGGATGGCATTACCAATCAATTCATTCAACACAAACCCGATCACTGAACTTAAGTTCATCAACCTAGATCATTGTTTTAGCCACAGTGTCACATCTGGGTCCAAGACTGAATTCATTGCTAACATTTACATGATTTCTAATACaacagtttcctcccccagtcactCTGGCTACTTGCACATTCTCTGTAAGGTTTTTCGGTCTTATCATTTTAGTGTGATCCTTTCATTATTTCTTGACTACTGCTCTAGTTCAGGTCCTTTTGCTTcatgtgttttctttctatatTGATTGGTTACCTGATGGTTTGACCAATGAATGTGACCACAACTCTGCAAACCTGggctttgaataaaaattaagCTGGGGTTTACAGCCACCTTCTGCAAATTTGTGATACGTAGATCCCTCGGATCACTTTAGGTAACTTCATgttatgtagaaaaaaaaaaaaaaacaaacaaaaaaaaaaaacacttactaTTTAGCACAATGGGCAGAGGAGCTGAATGTTTCTTGGGGAAATGATGAATCTACTCTTAATGTGGTCTTTCAGGTGTATTCACCTCGAGGCTTCTTCAGATCACTTTAGCAGACATCATATCTGTTCCTCATGGAGAAAACATCACCCTGGTCTGTAACATCACTAATGATTCGGACATACTGTGGTATCGACTTACATCCCAGGAGGTGAAACTGCTCGTAACTGCTAAAAAAGGAAAACTGGATGCACATTTTTCCCCCAAGGACAGTGTCGAGGAGAGTCACTTTGATGTAACCGAAGACAGCAGTTTAGTGATTATTGGAGTTAGAGAGACAGATTTGGGATTTTATTATTGTGGACGTCGAAACACCACACACATGCAGTTTGGGAAACCAATGAGACTGAATATTACAggtgggtgccaatactttattaTTCTGCATAGCTGTATTTGTGCATCAATTTAGTTAAATTAAGGGCTTTTCACACTTTGCTTAAGCCTGGGCAGAGACACGGTTCACACTTAGAAGCAGGGGCAGCACTGCTTTTGCGGCGTTAATCCCGCATTGCCGTGCCCAAGGTGTACCGTGTGAAACGATGCGGTGGTAGAATGTTGCGTCTGGATGCATAGCAACAGACACCCAATCAGAAATTTAACAGCGCGTGCCTCATATAACGTGCTGTGTACGGTCGCAGGATAAGTTTACAGatacacagtttaaaaaaaaaaaaatgaagtgaaagTAAAACCAAAAGGGAATTGTTACACAGCGTTtgagggaaaataaatataaaattattgaTGACAAAATATCTTTGTGCGTCTCAAGAGGCTTGAAACAGCAAAGTTGGATTTCTGTGGAGACACCCCCCTCACCGATTTTAACCGGTCGCGCGCTGCATTTATCCGATCACGGTTGTTGACGCCGCACATAAGAACGTTAAGCCAGAGTTTAGAAACGTGTAGTGTGAAACAGATCGTCAATACCCAGGATTAATCAACAACCCCGGGAAAAGTATGAGCAAAGTGAAACGAGATTACCCAGGATTCCGTTTACCCGGGGATTAGTATGACCTTTATGGGACGGTTAATTGTGGACCAGCAGAGGTCAAATCTCTGCTTGATAATTAATGAATGAGGGTTTATAAGATAGATGGTgagatgtataaaaaaaatagtctcTGCATTTTGATGTGTGCTCTAAAAAGCAAAAGTGAGATGACAGATTGGCAgacttaagaaaaaaaagaaaaaaaaaaaacactttaataaagTGGGATAAATAAGATCCAAAGGGGAATTCATACACTTCCAAAACTTTGAACTCTTCAGGGAGAGCAGTAAATAGATAGAGGACATCAGAAgcattttatcttcagtttCTCTTCTTTCCAATTCTGTCCTATAACTCATCATTAACTCTTACAcgactttctttgtttttatttgctctTGTCAGTTTCTTCTTTCTAATTCTTACATTTCTTTCCCTTCTTCATATACTTTCACGCAACGCCCTGACATACCATACCGGTCACCCCTCTACAAAGGTGCGACGAAGAACAACATCATAGGCTGGCTTTAAATATCCTGACTGGCAGGTGCAGGCAATCCAGGTTAATCAGCCTGGAGGATTCTGGGCAACTGGGTTCTGCCGCATGGCTGCTCTCACTGTGCGCCGCTGGCGCCCTCTGCTGGTTGCTACACACACAGTCTCTAAACAACACAACTTCCACGCTTTTCCTCTAGGAAAACAGGGCATATCTGATGGATACACAGGCTTTAATCTCAGATGCACCTGGTgctgtatgtttatattttcatgcAGTTTCAGTTGACATGTAGCAGGAGTTCTCAACATTTTGTGGCCAGTGGAGTTATTTTAAGGGCTGAATAGTTTTAATCCATACTGTAAGACATTACATCTGTAGACACTTTGCACTTACTGTGAGAGGACTGGACTGTGTGCCACGCTGCAGATGATCAAAGTCAGGAGATGTATTCAGAATTGCACATCTCATCTGTGTTGTTACATCCAACCTTGATCCAATAACTGCCCTAAACCCTGCAGACAGTAAATAGCTGCTAGCTAATGGTTCACAGGGTCATATAGTGCATTTCATGtaatattaatgttcatttcTGTTTGTTCCAGCAGAGGTTTAACAAATATGCACAATTCTGTAagcttaaaaaaatatacattaatgGATTACTGCCTGCATTACTACGGCACTGCTACATAGGGCTACAATATATCTGACATATAGCTTGTGCTGTTTAGATTATGGACATACATAGGAATacgtgatttttatttatttattaatttttttagaaataGTTGTAAATTATTGATTTAAAATAGTCCATACATAagatttaaatgtatataactacattaaataaacagttaATAAGTGTCTTGAAAGTCTAGGCAAAATGTCAGGTGACCCCAAGATTGAAAGCATTCCATGTATCAGACACAAGTCATTGTATTTAAAATTTAGAAAACACATTGAGTTCTTTCTgtgataaacaaacaacataatAAAGAAATCAACATATTACAAAAGGTAAACTACAGAAGAAACTTCTTGACAGATTAATTTCCAACCCGTATGCTCTCATGTTtgcaaattcacaaaaataaggACTATTCTATTCATAAACAGCACCGTCCTTTGTGCTTCTCTCTTTCAGACAACAGAAATCAAGTTGTTTCCTCATCTACATCTCTGGATCGCTCCCAGATAATAACTATAATCCTAACATGTGTGTGTTCCATCTCTTTCCTAATAAACATCATCTGCAGCTGTATGTTCTGTTCCCGAGTACAAGGTGAGAACTACTTTACATTAATGCAAGTCAGAATCAATACATAGATTTTACTTTAACTTGTTTATAGAACTTCCTGTTTAGCTCCTTCACCCAGAAACACCTCCCTGTAGACTTGAGCGTAAGAGTATGTAACAGACATGTCCTGAGGATACATAAACACTGTAAAGTTCATTTTCACAGGGAGTATAGCACAGCAGGGATTTACAATGTGGACTAGAAATAATTAGAATTTCTGATTTTCAGACTTAAAGTCATGTACAAAAGTCCACTaccaaaaaaaatcccataatttCACCAGTATttctattaataatatatatttttaaaaataattttcattcttttagacaatgtttttttattaatacaaGGCCAAAAATTGAATGTTTGACGTACACTATACTATGAAAACTGTATAGATGTGTAGATTAACACAGTGTGTTAGAAGCATACTGGTGACCTTTTGAATATATAGCACTTCATAATAGTGTTATGTGAACAGGACATTCTGACcaatttcagtttcattttgTGGCAACATGGAAAACCCAGTCACATGGTGAAATTTGGAAACTATTTCACTTTCCTGAAGTGGAATGTTTCTCTTTTACATATACACGTGACccctatatgtaaacatctgttttgTGAAATcacttattcagggcagtactaaatacaAGAACAAAATGGAAGTTTCCgtcttattattataattattttaattattaacattttgcagattctgcaaggggtatgtaaatatATGAGCACAACTATATCTATGATAAATTACCCATCTCTGTGCACTCTGTTCATGTTTTGTGTTGATTCATCTTCATGGTCATGTGCCTTTGTATTGATGTGTCTTGTCTCTGCCTGTCCTCTGCCTGGTTACGTCCTTTGTTATTCTGTGTGAATTTTATAACATCTTGTATCTTCATGGCCTCCTCATACATTTGTATCATATAAATTTTGAACACTGTTGGCTAGTTTCAGTGGTCTGTGTTTCCAGGTGTTACTGGTATACTTCCTGGTTTAGACCCTCGGCTGCTGTCCTCTGCTGATATGACTTATCCTTGTTTGTTTCTGCCTCTTCTGACCCATGCCTAGAAGAACAGTGACAATACTTACAAATAAACAATACTTTCAAGcataaagtatatataaataaacaatccaAATAAGCATACACATTGCGTCcttcctctaacacacacacattacagtatCTCCCATCAgtctcatcacctgaggtaaacTTCACTCACAGCATTTAAACATGAGCCACACTGCCGTCTCTTCACATGACAATCATTCACCTACTCACTTTTGATCGGTTGGCTCAAATTATCATATTAGTATTCAAACATTACAACAAACTTTGTCCACTGTACCTTTGCAGTGATGATGTATGTATTGCAAacactttaatatttaatataatagtTTAGAAAGTCAAAGGTGACACTAATACACCTCTCTAGCAAGCTAGgaagcccttgagcaaggcctttaaacCTCAACTGCTTAAttgtataaataagataaatgtaagttgctctggattagggtgtctgccaaataccataaatttaaatgtaaagtcCATTTTAGGCAGAAAGTTTTGAGCAAAACCTGATGTCCCATGATTTTCACTTGTTTGTCAGAATTCAGCCACATCTATATCAGTAACATCTGATGGGTTTTCCTAGATTGCAACACAAACAGTTGTTTTgatggaataaaacatttagccGAATTGCGTTTGGTGTTTCTCTTTCAGGAAAGTCAATATCACCAAAAACATGCTGCAGTGACACCAACACCACTTGTTCACCTGAGAAGGTACAAGAAACATATCCAAAACTTGAAATCATTTAACCTAACAATACTAGTTGtgctactgtatatgtgaaatTTCTTAATGATGGTCCAATAGTAATAAGTCAGGGTTATAAACGTGGGAGATATTTCTCCGCTATTACTCAGCAGTGCCACTAAAGGGAGTTTCTCAGatcataaatacataaaagtaACTATGACAGATTTACAGCCCATATAATTCAGGTTAAAGCCTCTGATAATTCATTTTTACAATTAACTTCTACTTCTGTAAAAACAGAAATGCTGTAGAAGCTCTTCTATAGAACTTAACGAGGTATTTATGTTGCCATGGAGAACAATCAATTATTCAATCAATCATTCACCAGTCACTTATTACATGATGCCCACACAGCTCTGCCTTCAGCTTTACGTATATTTCTTAGTACAAAAGCCTATAAAACTGACAGGAAAAACAGAGATGATTAAATCatatgctctttttttttaattcataaacttgtgtgtgactgtgaagGTTTAACCTAATATTCAATTAGATAATGATGTTTAATTGGCTTATTAGATAAACACTAGATAAAAACTTGAAAGCACTTGTATTAACTGTATAATGTTTTCCCCCTTTTCTCTGTAGGAAATGAATCTGCACTATGccactttcacacacaacagtgaaCCCACGGATAGAAGCACATCAGATTTGGACAGATTAGGAGTGATCTATGCTGGAATCAGACATTTACCAGCCTGACATGACCTGCGTCTGATTACAGATCTGTACCAATATGATGAGGAAATTATTTATGTAAACTccatgctattattattattatttatattatatatcagcAGTGTAAACACTTTACAGTATTTCCTTATATTACacgagcaaaaaaaaatgtgtaaaatggcATTTCATGTCATGAACTCAAGTAACATGTCACATCAGCTGAATCACGCTCGCTTCTGAAGAAGGTTCTGTCTCATcgttatttttgcttttgtccttaaaaaaatatatataataatataaaatgtccaGGCTGCATGCTCTCAAATTCAGATTCAgcaatgttattattttatcagtTTCAGAATCAGCGATTTCAGCTGAGGCATAAGCTCTTCCAGACAAATGCATTTTAAGTGCTGGTACGTCTTTAAATAGTGTAACGTGATACACAGATTTATAATTTTGTACATTGAGCTTCACATCAGATCCTACATCATACAGGTCTTTCCTGTATTTACaacttttaaaatgtcattgtcACACCAGTCAGGGATATCTGATTACCCTTCCTGAAAAGGCACTTCTTAATTTATCCCACTTCATTTCCTGTTCACAGACTATGTAATAGTCCTTATTACTATGTAATAGTTTCTTGCTAtctgtttttaatataaaatttatCTAGTCTTTCAGCACGTATTCCTGTTTAACTTATTCATTGATTGGGGATTACAGAAGCCTGCAGAGGGTGGACACGCCCCCTTTAACATTGGTGGGGCTACTGTGGAAAGAGTTAGGAGTATCAAATTCCTTGTGGTGCACCTCACAGATGACCTGACTTGGTcctttcacacaaacacaatggtGAAATCTGCTTATCAGTGACCCTACTTCCTGCAAAGTGTAAGGAATTTTGGTTGCCTCCCAACATCCTGAATAACTTCTAACATCCTGACTAAGTGCATGCCTGGTTTCGCTGAACTCATTATTGGCAACAAACTACCAGCCTTGCAGGATATCTTCCATACAGAATGTGTGAGGAAGACTCACAATATCACCACAGACCACAATCACCGAGCATACAGACAGTTTACCAGACTGCCATCAGGCAGACGGTACTGCAGCATTCAATCCAGAACCAacaggttgaggaactgtcctgaataaactataaTCCActcatatgtaaatatactataAATTATATACTATAGAGCTGTAGAGTATTTTGAGCACATGACAAATAAACTTGAAACTGAAACTATAAGACTGTAGGTGCGACTCCTCCATATTCTTGTCTACTGTAAAATCTATAGTGCAGTGCCACAGAAAGGCTTGTTATTTagttaataaaagtaaaattattttttatagtttataatatatatatttatatatatatatatatatatatatatatatatatatatatatatatatatatatatatatatatatataataaattcattcTAATTTATCCTTCTAGCATTAAAATTCAGTCCCACTCTCTCAACACTCAAGTTTTTCCTAATCTCCCCCTACTCTGACACTAAAAATTAGACCCATGACTAAGTTAGTACTCCTACATTCAATATTCTGTCTCATTATCTACATCACTGGTTCTCAAAATTTCTCAGGTGACGAACCACCTAATGCCCATATCAGGTGAAACCACCATCTCTACAGAACAACTGTCTATAGTAATTAGAATAGTACTATTATTGTAAAAGTACTTACACCACTGTGGGTTtcctgcaaaaagaaaaaaacaaaataccacTATATCAATTTTCTCATCAATATCTCACTCCATCCACTCCCAATAAGGGGTTTGGGGGTGTTGAGGGAATAAAACTATATTCATGGTTTATACATTCATTCTGGTTAATACAGTTACTTTTTACTGGTTAATACATTTACCATCACAGTGATGTGTCAACAAAGAATTAAGAGAGGAAAACAAGAAATTTTAGACAAACATGAAAAGCAGTCACCCTCACACATTCTCTATACACTACTCTCACCCACAAACAATTAGACATTATAGTGTACTTTTTAAACTTTACACCATTTTAGTATCTTACAGCC
The genomic region above belongs to Ictalurus punctatus breed USDA103 chromosome 14, Coco_2.0, whole genome shotgun sequence and contains:
- the LOC124628882 gene encoding uncharacterized protein LOC124628882 produces the protein MARLLFIQLMIGVFTSRLLQITLADIISVPHGENITLVCNITNDSDILWYRLTSQEVKLLVTAKKGKLDAHFSPKDSVEESHFDVTEDSSLVIIGVRETDLGFYYCGRRNTTHMQFGKPMRLNITDNRNQVVSSSTSLDRSQIITIILTCVCSISFLINIICSCMFCSRVQGKSISPKTCCSDTNTTCSPEKEMNLHYATFTHNSEPTDRSTSDLDRLGVIYAGIRHLPA